Below is a window of Streptomyces qaidamensis DNA.
CAGCGCCGCGACGCGCTCCACACCGAACACGTACCCCTGCACGCCGCAGCCCGCGATGACCCCGTCGGCACGCAGCGAGACGTACGAGTGGTGCCGGAACGCCTCACGCCGGTGGATGTTGGAAATGTGGACCTCCAGCACCGGCAGACCGTCGCAGGTGTTGAGGGCGTCCAGGATGGCGACGGAGGTGTGCGAGTAGGCACCGGGGTTGATCACGATGCCGCAGTGGTTCAGCCGCGCCTCGTGGATCCAGTCGACCAGCTCGCCCTCGTGGTTGGACTGGCGGAAGTCGACGGTCCCGCCGTGGGCGGCCGCCGCCTTGGCGCACAGGGCCTCGACGTCGGCGAGGGTGTCGGAGCCGTAGATCTCCGGCTGGCGCTGGCCCAGGAGGTTCAGGTTGGGCCCGTTGAGGATCATGATCGGGGCGTGGGCCAGGGTGCGGGGCACAGTTCCTCCGGTCCGT
It encodes the following:
- the aroQ gene encoding type II 3-dehydroquinate dehydratase, with the translated sequence MPRTLAHAPIMILNGPNLNLLGQRQPEIYGSDTLADVEALCAKAAAAHGGTVDFRQSNHEGELVDWIHEARLNHCGIVINPGAYSHTSVAILDALNTCDGLPVLEVHISNIHRREAFRHHSYVSLRADGVIAGCGVQGYVFGVERVAALAGSGTAEA